In Embleya scabrispora, the DNA window GCACTCCCCAATCGGTGGTGAGGCCGGCCACGATGCTCAACCCGCGGTGCCGTTCGTCGTGACCGGGAGAGGCGATCTCCTTGGGCAGTCGCCCGTCGTGGTCGACCACCTCCACGATCAGCCGGCCCGGATGGTGGCGCAGCCGCAACTCCATGGGCGTGCGGGCGTGTTCGGCGGCGTTGGAGACGAGTTCGGTGACCACCGAGCAGGTGGTGTCGCTGTGGTCGACCAGGTTCCAGCGGGCCAGCGTGGCGCGGACGAAGTCGCGGGCCTCGCGGGCCGAGCGCGGGGTGGGCGGCAGGTCGAGGCCGGCGGTGCGCTCGACGCTGTGCCGGGCGCGCACAAGGAGCAGCGCGACGTCGTCGGGCTCCTGGCCGGTGAGCATCGTCTTGGCCAGCAGGTCGGCCACGTCGGCGACGGTGCAGGTGCCGCCGGTGGTGCCGTCGATGTGCTCGGTGAGTTCCTGGAGCCGGTCGGTGAGCGAGGCGTCGTGCGATTCGACCAGGCCGTCGGTGTACAGCAGCAGCTGATCACCGGCGTCGAAGCCGACCATCGCGTCCTCGAAGGTGGTGCCGTCCAGCCCCAGCGGGACGCCGAGGTCGTCCTCCAGGAGTTCGACCTTGCCGTCCGCGCTGATCAGCGCGGGCGGCAGGTGTCCGGCGTTGGACCAGTGCACGGTGGCGTCGCCGGGGTCGTAGACGGCGTAGACGCAGGTGATGATCTGGTCCTCGCCGCCGAGCCCGGTCACCAGCCGGTTCAGATGCCGCATCACCCGCGCCGGCGGCAGGTCCATGACCGCGTACGCCCGGACCGCGGCACGCAGTTGGCCCATCACGGCGGCGGCCTGCAGACCCCGGCCCATCACGTCGCCGACCACCAGGGCGATCCGCCCGGCGGACAGCGGGATCACGTCGAACCAGTCGCCGCCGACCTGCTGGCCCTTGGCCCCGGGCAGGTAGCGAAAGGCGATGTCCAACTCGTCCAGGTCGGGCGGGACCTGCGGGAGCAGGCTGCGCTGGAGTTCCACGGCGGTGTCGCGGACGCTGCGGAACAACCGGGCGTTCTCGATCGCGGTGGCGGCTTGGGCGGCGATGCCGAGGGCGAGTTGTTCGTCGCGTTCGGTGAACACGTCGGCTCGGGTGTGGCAGAAGGAGAACGCGCCCAGGTCCTCGCCGGTGGCGGTGGTCACCGGGATGGTCAGCAGGCTGCGGACCGGCGGTTGCCCGGCGGTGCTGACCCGGTAGGGCAGCAGTTCGGCCGCGCCCGGCTCCTCGGTGAGGTCGCCGCGACGCACGGTGGTCGGCGGGACGACGGTGGTCTGCGGGCGGGTCCGCGCCGCGAAGGTGGGGCGCGGGCGCGGAAGGCGGTCGATCAGGGTGGGGTCGGCGCTGGTGACGGCGTAGCGGGTGTCGGCGACGCCGCCGGTGTCGTAGTCGATGTAGCGGAAGATGCCGTGCTCGGCGGCGATCACCGAGGTGGCGGCGTCGGTGGCGGCCTGGACCAGGCGTTCGAGGTTGAGTTCGCGGGTGAGCTTTTGGCCGACGCGGTAGAGCGTCTCGACGATCCGGGTCTCCTGGTCGAGCCGGCGCTGTTTGTAGGCGAGTTGTTCCTGCTGCGAGCGCACCCGGTCGCGGGCGTCGGCGGCGACCAGGGCCGCCTGCGCGGAGGTGCCCTCGTGGGCGGCCAGGAGTTGTTCGAGCGCGTCCAGGCGGGCTGCGGCGAGGTGCCTGACGGGGGTGTGCCGTCCCGGGCCGCCGGCGAACAGGGGCGCGGTGTTGAGCGGGAGCAGGGCCAACCGGGTGGAGACGGCGACGGTGCGGAAGAGTTCGGCGATCCGGGCCGGGACGTACACGCGGGTGAACATCAGGACGGTGAACAGTTCGCCGTCGGGAAGCTTGCCGGCGTAGCCGATCACGGATTTTATGCCGTGGGCCCGGATGAACTCCTTGTCCGGGACGGCGCTGCCGGCGAGCGCGTCGGGGATGTGGGTGATGTCGTGCCGGTCCCACTCGGTGTCCCCGCTCAGCGGCCCGGCCACGATCTCCTCGGCGGTGACCCCGAGTTGGTCCAGCATGGCGCTGATCATCGGCGCTCGGCGGACCGCCTGGACGCTGGGGAAGGCGACCACCTGGTGCCGGCGCGAGCGGGTGCGGTCGCGCCAGTCGGGGTGGTCGCCGGTGGTGGCGAGGAGGGTGAGGCAGCGCAGGTCGGGGTGCGGGACGAGGTCGGGTTGCCGACGCAGGGCGCACTGTTCCAGGTCCGGGGTGAGGTTGCGCCAGGGCATGGTCTGGAACAG includes these proteins:
- a CDS encoding ATP-binding SpoIIE family protein phosphatase, which encodes MFDLANFTVSDMVVCSSELRRVTAESATTEDAARAIVQHLRTTFRDPDTGRSQLVLTRLFQTMPWRNLTPDLEQCALRRQPDLVPHPDLRCLTLLATTGDHPDWRDRTRSRRHQVVAFPSVQAVRRAPMISAMLDQLGVTAEEIVAGPLSGDTEWDRHDITHIPDALAGSAVPDKEFIRAHGIKSVIGYAGKLPDGELFTVLMFTRVYVPARIAELFRTVAVSTRLALLPLNTAPLFAGGPGRHTPVRHLAAARLDALEQLLAAHEGTSAQAALVAADARDRVRSQQEQLAYKQRRLDQETRIVETLYRVGQKLTRELNLERLVQAATDAATSVIAAEHGIFRYIDYDTGGVADTRYAVTSADPTLIDRLPRPRPTFAARTRPQTTVVPPTTVRRGDLTEEPGAAELLPYRVSTAGQPPVRSLLTIPVTTATGEDLGAFSFCHTRADVFTERDEQLALGIAAQAATAIENARLFRSVRDTAVELQRSLLPQVPPDLDELDIAFRYLPGAKGQQVGGDWFDVIPLSAGRIALVVGDVMGRGLQAAAVMGQLRAAVRAYAVMDLPPARVMRHLNRLVTGLGGEDQIITCVYAVYDPGDATVHWSNAGHLPPALISADGKVELLEDDLGVPLGLDGTTFEDAMVGFDAGDQLLLYTDGLVESHDASLTDRLQELTEHIDGTTGGTCTVADVADLLAKTMLTGQEPDDVALLLVRARHSVERTAGLDLPPTPRSAREARDFVRATLARWNLVDHSDTTCSVVTELVSNAAEHARTPMELRLRHHPGRLIVEVVDHDGRLPKEIASPGHDERHRGLSIVAGLTTDWGVRPTDTGKIVWAEIRDR